A genomic segment from Vagococcus zengguangii encodes:
- a CDS encoding response regulator transcription factor: MIHNILIVEDDATISRLLKQHLGQWGYQVTEIEDFSQVAEEARNIQPDLIIMDIMLPYQNGFYWTQQIRQFSKVPILFLSSADDSMSIVTALNNGGDDFVAKPLDLAVFTAKVQALLRRSYEFQANKVMTTYYTYGNLRYVPNESQIMLENQQTIHLTPTENKLLMILFRHLGEVVPKEHILEYLWRDDCYIDQNTLAVNMNRLRKKIVETPLKDKIATVKAKGYLLEKEGHASE, from the coding sequence ATGATACACAATATCTTAATTGTCGAAGACGATGCAACAATTTCCCGTTTGCTAAAGCAACATTTGGGACAATGGGGTTATCAAGTTACTGAAATAGAGGACTTTTCTCAAGTTGCTGAAGAAGCACGAAATATCCAACCTGACTTGATTATTATGGATATCATGTTGCCTTATCAAAACGGATTTTATTGGACACAACAAATAAGACAGTTTTCAAAGGTTCCGATTTTATTTCTCTCATCAGCTGATGACTCGATGAGTATTGTAACAGCGCTTAATAACGGGGGCGATGATTTCGTCGCTAAACCTCTTGATTTAGCTGTTTTTACGGCAAAGGTTCAGGCTTTATTACGCCGTTCCTATGAATTTCAAGCTAACAAAGTTATGACTACTTACTACACTTATGGGAACTTAAGGTATGTTCCAAATGAAAGTCAAATAATGTTAGAAAATCAGCAAACCATTCATCTAACGCCAACCGAAAATAAATTGTTAATGATTTTATTCCGGCATCTTGGGGAAGTAGTACCTAAAGAACATATTTTGGAATATTTATGGCGTGATGATTGTTATATTGATCAAAATACATTGGCCGTAAATATGAATCGTCTCCGAAAAAAAATAGTGGAAACGCCATTGAAAGATAAAATTGCAACGGTAAAAGCAAAAGGTTACTTGCTTGAGAAGGAAGGACATGCCAGTGAATAA
- a CDS encoding NADPH-dependent oxidoreductase, with protein MNEVIKKMKEHVSVREFETTPLSEEMKQALIEAAQSGSSSNFVQAFSIIEITDPQKREALANITNSAEYVKNTGTFYVFVADLYRHATILETHQKSLDGIRNMESLLVAVVDTTIAAEDMSVAAESMDLGICYIGGIRNDMKQVAEILDLPPFTVPLFGLTVGIPKAKNQVKPRLPIANQVSENTYDREKLTDLTAYEEITHQYYGGRATNAQETSWSFKNANFFGEVRRAEVAEFLKEQGFTFN; from the coding sequence GTGAATGAAGTGATTAAAAAAATGAAAGAACATGTCTCAGTGAGAGAGTTTGAGACAACGCCTCTTTCAGAAGAGATGAAACAAGCCTTAATAGAAGCGGCTCAGAGTGGTTCGTCTTCGAATTTTGTCCAAGCCTTTTCGATTATTGAAATAACTGATCCACAAAAACGAGAAGCCTTGGCCAACATTACCAACAGTGCCGAATATGTCAAAAATACAGGCACATTTTATGTGTTTGTCGCGGATTTATACCGTCATGCAACCATTTTAGAAACACATCAGAAATCATTAGATGGCATTAGAAATATGGAAAGTTTGTTAGTAGCCGTCGTCGATACGACCATTGCAGCTGAGGATATGTCAGTGGCTGCTGAATCAATGGACTTGGGGATTTGTTATATTGGTGGGATTCGTAATGATATGAAACAAGTGGCGGAAATTTTAGATTTACCACCATTTACTGTGCCGCTATTTGGTTTGACAGTTGGTATCCCTAAAGCTAAAAATCAAGTCAAACCACGATTACCAATTGCTAATCAAGTCTCAGAAAATACGTATGACCGTGAGAAATTAACGGACTTAACAGCTTATGAAGAAATCACCCACCAATATTATGGTGGTCGCGCAACCAATGCGCAAGAAACATCATGGTCGTTTAAAAATGCGAACTTCTTTGGAGAAGTAAGACGAGCAGAAGTGGCAGAGTTTTTGAAGGAGCAAGGGTTTACCTTTAATTAA
- a CDS encoding HD domain-containing protein yields MKLNGQVDLAGENYLRHLITVGNIVKEQQHEEAVIAVAYLHDILEDTKVDESQLIIKFSQEIVEAVKVLTKPKYESYQDYLARVKTNEWARIVKLAELSHNSELSRIKNRKIMQRDRQRFEKYRSAMFYLEKVEGEDKGV; encoded by the coding sequence TTGAAGCTCAATGGTCAAGTAGATCTTGCGGGAGAGAACTATCTTCGTCATTTAATCACAGTGGGGAACATCGTAAAAGAACAGCAACATGAGGAGGCGGTTATTGCGGTCGCGTATCTGCATGATATTCTTGAAGATACAAAAGTTGATGAATCTCAGCTTATAATTAAGTTTTCTCAAGAAATTGTCGAGGCTGTCAAAGTATTGACCAAACCCAAATATGAATCTTATCAAGATTATTTAGCACGAGTGAAAACTAATGAATGGGCTCGAATAGTGAAACTCGCAGAGCTTAGTCATAATAGTGAACTCTCTCGAATAAAAAATAGAAAAATCATGCAACGGGATAGACAGCGTTTTGAGAAGTATCGATCCGCGATGTTTTACTTAGAAAAAGTTGAAGGAGAGGACAAGGGAGTATGA
- a CDS encoding PRD domain-containing protein: protein MIDWAKREWQCEFQDSLLLSLADHLDFAIARHQQGIEVPNHPLHLEVKRIYP, encoded by the coding sequence ATTATTGATTGGGCGAAACGAGAATGGCAGTGTGAATTTCAAGATAGCTTGTTGTTATCGCTAGCGGATCATCTTGATTTTGCGATTGCGCGTCATCAACAAGGAATTGAAGTGCCAAATCATCCACTTCATTTAGAAGTGAAACGAATTTATCCATAA
- a CDS encoding AraC family transcriptional regulator: MEFIESISKTLHFIEEHIQDDLTIEKIAKHVYLTPMSLQKGFSMLCGYTLNEYIRKRKFTLAGFDVMNSNEKIIDIALKYGYESPDNFTRAFKRFHGSSPISVRTGEATIQEFAPLKVNLELKGGYLMEYRIEEKPAFKVAGICQTIAYEAAYKEVPLFWQLLMSKHQTVDFCPKYGVNADLEMTGIDFDYMIADDLNGNMLPFSEAKIQEIPAHTWAVFPCRGRADQQLADINQKIYQEWLPNTSNYEIAAGYTIERYDDPTGYPQGTLDNNYYSEIWLPVRIKQYQNGVANR, from the coding sequence TTGGAATTTATTGAATCAATTAGTAAGACGTTACATTTTATTGAAGAGCATATACAGGATGATTTAACGATAGAAAAAATCGCGAAACATGTTTATCTCACGCCAATGTCTTTACAAAAAGGTTTTTCGATGCTGTGTGGTTATACTTTAAACGAATATATTCGAAAACGTAAATTTACCTTGGCAGGGTTTGATGTAATGAATAGTAATGAAAAAATTATTGATATTGCACTTAAATATGGCTACGAGTCACCGGATAATTTTACACGTGCTTTTAAGAGATTTCATGGTTCATCTCCAATTTCAGTCCGCACTGGTGAAGCAACCATTCAAGAATTTGCTCCTTTAAAGGTTAATTTGGAGTTAAAAGGTGGTTATTTAATGGAATATCGTATTGAAGAAAAACCAGCATTCAAAGTCGCTGGTATTTGTCAAACCATCGCCTATGAAGCAGCGTACAAAGAAGTACCACTGTTTTGGCAACTGCTTATGTCTAAACATCAAACAGTTGATTTTTGTCCTAAATATGGAGTGAATGCTGATTTGGAGATGACAGGAATTGACTTTGATTATATGATTGCCGATGATTTGAATGGAAATATGTTACCTTTCTCAGAGGCAAAGATTCAAGAAATTCCCGCGCACACTTGGGCTGTATTTCCTTGTCGTGGGCGAGCAGATCAACAGTTAGCTGACATTAATCAAAAAATTTATCAAGAATGGCTACCTAATACATCCAACTATGAAATTGCGGCTGGTTATACTATTGAAAGGTATGATGATCCCACTGGTTATCCTCAAGGAACGCTAGATAACAATTATTATAGTGAGATTTGGTTACCAGTCAGAATTAAACAGTATCAGAATGGAGTGGCAAATAGATGA
- a CDS encoding ABC transporter ATP-binding protein: protein MTLLDVQHVKKIYATKATSLEVQALKDISFSIESGEFVTIMGESGSGKTSLLNILATLDKPTTGDVLLEGQSLMTIEEEESAVFRRQHLGFVFQDFNLLDNFNVKDNILLPLVLNNRSLAELESALNQVSDRMAIEEWLDKYPYELSGGQQQRVAIARALINQPKLLLADEPTGALDSNTSREILTLFEDLNQQRQTILMVTHSPLAASHSNRVIFIKDGKLFHQLYRGTLSTDDFLIKINQTLSLLQTNGGK, encoded by the coding sequence ATGACATTATTAGATGTTCAACATGTTAAAAAAATTTATGCCACCAAAGCAACTAGTCTTGAGGTACAGGCGTTAAAAGACATTAGTTTTTCAATTGAAAGTGGCGAGTTCGTTACAATTATGGGGGAATCAGGCTCAGGTAAAACTAGCTTACTTAATATTTTAGCTACATTAGATAAACCAACTACTGGGGATGTTTTATTAGAAGGCCAGTCTCTAATGACAATTGAAGAAGAAGAGAGCGCCGTATTTAGACGACAACATTTAGGTTTTGTTTTTCAAGACTTTAATTTGTTAGATAATTTCAATGTGAAGGATAATATATTATTACCACTTGTTTTAAATAATCGTTCACTTGCAGAGTTGGAGAGTGCTTTGAATCAAGTAAGTGATAGGATGGCTATTGAAGAGTGGTTAGATAAGTATCCCTATGAATTGTCTGGAGGACAACAACAACGAGTGGCCATCGCCCGAGCATTAATTAATCAACCTAAGTTATTATTAGCTGACGAGCCAACTGGAGCGTTAGATTCTAATACATCACGTGAAATATTAACGTTATTTGAAGATTTGAACCAACAACGGCAAACGATATTAATGGTCACACATAGTCCATTAGCCGCTAGCCATTCTAATCGCGTGATTTTTATAAAAGATGGCAAATTATTCCATCAACTATACCGAGGTACGTTATCAACTGATGATTTTTTAATTAAAATTAATCAAACACTCTCTTTATTACAAACTAATGGAGGTAAGTGA
- a CDS encoding NAD(P)-dependent oxidoreductase: MNLLIIGATGQTGQELVTQALASGHQVTVYIRKSWPLLTHADLKIITGQLTEKDKLVSAMRQQDAVLVTLGNPKSNKSAPLFETVMPVIINAMEQVGLKRIIKMSAMGVGETFVNAPLHYKIAAKTFLKGAFTDHERGEQLLMSSSLNWTTLHPEILVDKQKTVQPYVALSRTNLKMPINSTTRRVDVAQVMLSLLNDETTYERQVLMCSKQSH; encoded by the coding sequence ATGAATCTTTTAATTATTGGGGCAACGGGTCAGACTGGTCAGGAACTTGTCACACAAGCTTTAGCAAGTGGTCATCAAGTGACGGTTTATATTAGAAAGTCTTGGCCATTACTAACACATGCCGATCTTAAAATTATTACGGGTCAATTGACAGAAAAAGACAAACTTGTGTCGGCTATGCGTCAACAGGATGCTGTCTTAGTGACCTTAGGCAATCCAAAGTCTAACAAAAGTGCCCCTCTGTTTGAAACAGTGATGCCAGTCATAATTAACGCAATGGAACAAGTAGGGCTTAAGCGGATTATTAAGATGTCAGCGATGGGCGTGGGAGAGACGTTTGTGAATGCCCCGCTACATTATAAGATCGCAGCGAAAACCTTTTTGAAGGGAGCTTTTACCGATCATGAGCGGGGAGAACAGCTGTTAATGAGCAGCTCACTTAATTGGACAACACTTCATCCAGAAATTCTAGTGGATAAGCAAAAAACGGTTCAACCTTATGTGGCTTTATCAAGAACGAATCTTAAAATGCCAATCAATTCAACCACGCGTCGTGTCGATGTTGCACAGGTCATGCTTAGTCTTTTGAATGATGAAACGACATATGAACGGCAAGTATTGATGTGTTCTAAACAAAGTCATTAA
- a CDS encoding sensor histidine kinase has protein sequence MRYQSFWGNVTSEQRDYITSIETLSHTIITQQQQHIRDVEQEAHRLIAEWEDYYSVWSHQIKTPLASLQLQADTDNLSKASVKNEVNKIEHYVKMMIYYLKANHLSNDIALTNIEVDKIIKSLLREHAHFFIQNDLTVNLDVRKLQVLSDEKWLRFILEQLLINAVKYTLQGAITIRSSQFQQLEIIDTGIGILPEDLPRVFEKGYTGYNGRTQHKATGLGLYMVKKLADELNIKLIIESTVGKGTSVRLIFPKNHV, from the coding sequence ATGCGTTATCAGTCTTTTTGGGGTAACGTAACATCTGAGCAGCGGGATTATATAACTTCGATAGAAACATTGAGTCATACGATTATTACACAGCAACAGCAGCACATCCGTGATGTTGAACAAGAAGCACATAGGTTAATTGCAGAATGGGAAGATTATTATAGTGTTTGGAGTCATCAAATTAAGACGCCACTAGCATCGTTACAATTACAAGCGGATACTGACAATCTCTCAAAGGCTAGTGTTAAAAATGAAGTTAACAAAATTGAACATTATGTTAAAATGATGATTTATTATCTGAAAGCCAACCATCTTTCAAACGACATTGCTTTAACGAATATTGAGGTCGATAAAATTATCAAGTCACTATTACGTGAACATGCACATTTCTTCATTCAAAACGACTTAACCGTTAACCTTGACGTGCGAAAATTGCAGGTACTATCTGATGAAAAGTGGTTACGATTTATCCTAGAGCAGCTTTTAATTAATGCGGTAAAATATACTTTGCAAGGTGCTATTACTATACGTTCATCTCAGTTTCAACAACTTGAAATCATTGATACCGGCATTGGAATTTTACCGGAAGATTTACCACGTGTATTTGAAAAAGGTTATACAGGTTACAACGGTAGAACGCAACATAAGGCAACTGGACTAGGTCTATATATGGTAAAAAAACTAGCAGATGAATTAAATATTAAGTTAATAATAGAATCAACTGTTGGAAAAGGGACATCTGTTCGCTTGATATTTCCAAAAAATCATGTTTGA
- a CDS encoding ATP-binding cassette domain-containing protein: MSVQDKIIIKGLKQNNLKNISLEIPKRKIVVFTGVSGSGKSSIVFETIAAECQRQMNETYSAFVRGRLPKYEKPHVEQIENLSASVIIDQTRLGGNARSTVGTISDMYSALRLLYSRIGEPYVGTASYFSFNDPNGMCPECFGLGKVMKVDVLPMIDADKSWNEGMVSLPAFSVGKWYWKVYTGSGLFDLDKKWHDYSERERHLLLYGSEVPGGKQVAKKVEGVQNMMSRLLLKRDSSEMGEASMKRLTSLIHEESCKACQGKRLNPQALGSKVAGYGIDELCEMEFTELRNVLATIDDSRSQSIVDNLATSLTRMIEIGLPYLSLNRESSSLSGGEAQRLKLVRYMGSSLTDMIYIFDEPSTGMHPRDVHRMTSLLRSLRDKGNTVLVVEHDQDVIALADEVIDVGPLAGRNGGEILYQGSYETLLETDTLTGKAMKAKMPLKSHPRVPHAFLPVRGATLHNLKNVSVDIPLNILTVVTGVAGSGKSSLIRDVFAKQYEERVIMVDQSPINARGRSMPITFLGVFDAIRKCLADENNVSASLFSFNSKGACPTCKGKGVIVTELVFMDPVITVCEDCEGCRFNAESLAHTFQGKNIVEILELTAEEGVAFFAEKPKIRKWLEAMVEVGLSYLSLGQPLSTLSGGERQRMKLAKYLHLGVGNIYVLDEPTTGLHASDVLAIMDLLNKFVDRGNSVIVIEHNMDVIKNADYLIDIGPDGGTAGGQVVFCGRPHEMVEQSQSITADYLRKSL, translated from the coding sequence ATGTCAGTTCAGGATAAGATTATCATTAAAGGATTGAAACAAAATAACTTAAAAAATATCTCGCTTGAAATTCCAAAACGTAAGATTGTCGTATTTACCGGAGTATCAGGCTCAGGCAAATCAAGTATTGTCTTTGAAACAATTGCGGCGGAGTGTCAGCGCCAGATGAATGAAACCTATTCAGCGTTTGTTCGTGGTCGCTTGCCTAAGTATGAAAAACCACATGTTGAGCAAATTGAGAATTTATCGGCGTCAGTTATTATTGATCAGACGCGCTTAGGTGGCAATGCGCGTTCGACGGTCGGGACGATTAGTGATATGTATTCAGCTTTGCGTTTGCTTTATTCACGTATTGGAGAACCATACGTTGGAACAGCTTCTTATTTTTCATTCAACGATCCAAATGGTATGTGTCCAGAATGTTTTGGACTAGGAAAAGTTATGAAGGTAGATGTCTTGCCGATGATTGATGCCGATAAGAGTTGGAATGAAGGTATGGTGTCGTTGCCAGCTTTTTCAGTGGGGAAATGGTACTGGAAAGTTTATACCGGTAGTGGATTGTTCGATCTTGATAAGAAGTGGCACGACTACAGTGAACGTGAGCGTCATTTATTGCTTTACGGGTCGGAAGTACCAGGTGGTAAGCAAGTAGCGAAGAAGGTTGAAGGCGTGCAAAACATGATGAGTCGTTTGCTTTTGAAACGTGATAGTTCGGAGATGGGTGAGGCGTCAATGAAACGACTAACAAGTTTAATCCATGAGGAAAGTTGTAAGGCGTGTCAAGGCAAGCGATTGAATCCACAGGCGTTGGGGTCTAAGGTGGCTGGTTATGGTATTGATGAGTTATGCGAAATGGAATTTACTGAATTACGAAATGTCCTTGCGACCATTGATGATTCACGTAGTCAATCGATCGTTGATAATCTGGCTACGTCATTGACACGAATGATTGAGATTGGCTTACCTTATTTGTCGCTGAATCGAGAGTCGTCATCATTATCAGGTGGTGAGGCGCAACGTTTGAAGCTAGTACGCTATATGGGCAGTTCGTTAACAGATATGATTTACATTTTTGATGAACCGAGTACAGGAATGCATCCACGTGATGTCCACCGCATGACATCATTATTGCGTAGTTTGCGTGATAAGGGGAACACGGTACTTGTGGTGGAACATGACCAGGATGTCATTGCGCTTGCCGATGAAGTGATTGATGTCGGTCCGCTTGCGGGGCGTAATGGAGGGGAGATTTTGTATCAAGGTAGCTATGAGACTTTGCTTGAAACAGATACTTTAACCGGTAAAGCAATGAAAGCCAAGATGCCACTTAAATCTCATCCGCGTGTACCGCATGCATTTTTACCAGTTCGTGGTGCAACGCTTCATAATTTAAAAAATGTTTCGGTCGATATCCCGCTAAATATTTTGACGGTGGTCACAGGCGTAGCTGGTTCGGGAAAAAGTTCGCTAATTCGCGATGTGTTTGCTAAACAATACGAGGAGCGTGTCATCATGGTTGATCAGTCGCCAATTAATGCGCGCGGTCGTTCGATGCCGATCACGTTTTTAGGTGTATTCGATGCGATTCGTAAATGTTTAGCTGATGAAAATAACGTTTCGGCTTCTTTGTTTTCATTTAATAGTAAAGGTGCCTGTCCAACGTGTAAGGGGAAAGGAGTTATTGTCACGGAGCTGGTCTTCATGGATCCAGTCATTACGGTTTGTGAAGACTGTGAAGGCTGTCGTTTTAACGCGGAATCCTTAGCACATACTTTTCAAGGAAAAAATATTGTCGAAATTCTAGAATTAACAGCAGAAGAAGGCGTGGCCTTTTTTGCTGAGAAACCTAAGATTCGCAAGTGGTTAGAAGCGATGGTGGAAGTTGGTTTGTCCTACTTGTCATTAGGTCAGCCATTATCGACATTGTCTGGCGGGGAACGTCAACGAATGAAGTTGGCTAAATACTTACATCTAGGTGTAGGAAATATTTATGTACTCGATGAACCAACAACGGGACTACACGCATCGGATGTGTTGGCGATTATGGACTTGTTGAATAAATTTGTTGACCGTGGTAATTCCGTGATTGTGATTGAACATAATATGGACGTGATAAAAAACGCTGACTATCTCATTGATATCGGTCCAGACGGTGGAACAGCCGGTGGTCAAGTGGTTTTCTGTGGTAGGCCTCATGAGATGGTCGAACAATCACAAAGCATTACAGCAGATTATTTGAGAAAATCGTTGTAG
- a CDS encoding TetR/AcrR family transcriptional regulator: protein MKKKIDLRVLRTKKMIVESYVALCQVKDEDHITIQDITDRAMINRGTFYAHFKDKQELSEYILDIIVKGFVDILDTEPLLNGNTVKIKNLEELLTKIFQEIYENKHFFLSYTESNSAYLFRKQMMTLLEQRYTVIFNKLKITENDIEVPISFIIEYMTSIFLGVVHWWITSDSQFPPDHMARLVIKLVGNGHLTVMGVTIEQG, encoded by the coding sequence ATGAAGAAAAAAATCGATTTACGCGTTTTACGTACAAAAAAAATGATTGTTGAATCATACGTGGCGCTCTGCCAAGTTAAAGATGAGGACCATATCACGATTCAAGACATTACTGATCGTGCAATGATTAATCGGGGCACGTTCTATGCTCATTTCAAAGACAAACAAGAATTGTCCGAGTATATTCTAGATATCATTGTGAAAGGCTTTGTCGATATTCTCGACACAGAACCACTACTGAACGGCAATACCGTCAAAATCAAAAATTTAGAAGAGTTGTTAACTAAAATCTTTCAAGAAATATACGAAAACAAACATTTTTTCCTGTCTTATACAGAGAGCAACTCGGCGTATTTATTCCGTAAACAGATGATGACTTTATTGGAACAACGCTACACCGTTATCTTTAATAAACTGAAAATCACTGAAAACGATATCGAAGTGCCGATTAGTTTTATCATTGAATACATGACCTCGATTTTCTTAGGCGTCGTCCATTGGTGGATTACTTCAGACAGCCAGTTCCCACCTGATCACATGGCACGCTTAGTCATTAAATTAGTCGGAAATGGACATCTAACCGTGATGGGCGTGACGATTGAACAAGGTTAA
- a CDS encoding IS30 family transposase → MAQIKSNTKKSTYKHLSFKERQLIESWHKNGKSNREIGKRLGRHHQTIANELKRGTTTQIKENRKVRQLYFADTGQAVYIKNRKRCGAKSKLISAFDFINYACKQIIEFNWSPDAIVGFVKSLEDFDKPTVSTKTLYNYIDSGILPIRNHHLKMKLRLSPKKKKSHQHKKELGKSIDLRPASIDSRQSFGHWEIDSVLGAKTKDDNALLTLVERKTRYMVTAILDDHTEESVCYALKQLEKQFGHLFSHVFKSITADNGSEFSSLQDTLNHATDIYFAHPYSSWERGTNERHNGLLRRFVPKGTPIYKYSKQFIQQATDSINFLPRKLLNYRQPVILFLEELEKIKTKT, encoded by the coding sequence ATGGCTCAAATTAAGAGTAACACAAAAAAATCAACCTATAAACACCTTTCCTTCAAGGAAAGACAACTTATTGAATCCTGGCATAAGAATGGTAAATCAAATAGAGAAATTGGTAAACGGTTAGGTCGTCATCACCAAACGATTGCTAACGAGCTTAAACGTGGTACCACAACTCAAATTAAAGAAAATAGAAAAGTTAGACAACTCTATTTTGCTGATACAGGACAAGCCGTTTATATAAAAAACAGGAAGCGTTGTGGAGCTAAATCCAAATTAATAAGTGCCTTTGACTTTATTAATTATGCTTGTAAACAAATCATTGAATTTAATTGGTCACCAGATGCGATTGTTGGGTTTGTTAAATCCTTAGAGGATTTTGACAAACCTACAGTCTCCACTAAAACACTTTATAACTACATAGATAGTGGCATTCTACCAATAAGAAACCACCATCTTAAAATGAAGCTTAGGTTATCACCGAAGAAAAAGAAAAGCCATCAACATAAAAAAGAGCTAGGAAAATCAATTGATCTACGGCCAGCTTCGATTGATAGTAGACAATCTTTTGGTCATTGGGAAATAGATAGTGTTCTTGGAGCCAAAACAAAAGATGACAATGCTTTACTCACTCTCGTTGAAAGAAAAACACGCTACATGGTGACCGCTATTTTAGATGACCATACTGAAGAGTCTGTTTGCTATGCGTTAAAACAACTAGAAAAGCAGTTTGGTCATTTGTTTTCTCATGTGTTTAAATCAATCACCGCTGATAACGGAAGTGAATTTAGCTCATTACAAGACACCTTAAACCATGCGACTGATATTTACTTTGCTCATCCGTATTCCTCATGGGAACGTGGAACAAATGAACGGCATAATGGATTACTTAGGAGATTTGTTCCGAAAGGAACACCGATATATAAGTATTCAAAACAATTTATTCAGCAAGCTACTGATAGTATCAATTTTTTACCACGTAAGTTGTTAAACTATCGACAACCAGTCATACTATTTTTAGAAGAATTGGAAAAAATTAAAACCAAAACCTGA
- a CDS encoding ASCH domain-containing protein — protein MNQAERTFWNKFIEATGNQQAVLGESWRFGNSEETADELGELVLQGIKTATSSALDAYQKANEPIPTVKENTYDILLDGRGKPIAILKITNVSVITFNQITPEFAYKEGEGDRSLAYWREVHQDFWGADYEEEMGVVCEEFQVVWK, from the coding sequence ATGAATCAAGCTGAAAGAACGTTTTGGAATAAGTTTATTGAAGCAACGGGTAATCAGCAGGCAGTATTGGGTGAATCATGGCGTTTTGGCAATTCAGAAGAGACGGCGGATGAATTAGGGGAATTAGTGTTACAAGGTATCAAAACAGCAACGAGCAGTGCGTTGGATGCTTATCAAAAAGCGAATGAGCCTATCCCAACAGTCAAAGAAAATACGTATGATATATTATTGGATGGCAGAGGAAAACCCATCGCGATTTTGAAAATTACCAACGTTAGTGTGATAACCTTCAACCAAATCACACCAGAATTTGCGTATAAAGAAGGCGAAGGTGACCGCTCATTAGCCTACTGGCGAGAAGTACATCAGGATTTTTGGGGAGCAGATTATGAGGAAGAGATGGGCGTTGTCTGCGAAGAGTTTCAAGTCGTTTGGAAATAA
- a CDS encoding metallophosphoesterase, protein MKYFIADLHLYHENVIRFCERPFANVEEMNDTLIHNWNQVVTPKDDVYILGDFIVRGSGEEANKILQQLNGKKYLIKGNHEHYLKDPEFDASLFESIKDYSEMASCRIKLATLR, encoded by the coding sequence ATGAAATACTTTATCGCTGATTTACATTTATATCATGAGAATGTCATTCGATTTTGTGAGAGACCGTTTGCTAATGTCGAAGAAATGAATGACACTTTAATTCATAACTGGAATCAAGTAGTAACTCCAAAGGATGATGTCTATATTTTAGGCGATTTCATTGTAAGGGGCTCGGGTGAGGAAGCGAATAAAATATTACAACAATTAAATGGCAAAAAATATTTAATCAAGGGCAATCATGAACACTATTTGAAAGACCCAGAGTTTGATGCTAGCTTATTTGAATCAATAAAAGATTATTCTGAAATGGCTAGTTGTAGAATCAAGTTAGCCACCCTAAGATAA